The region TTCTGCACTCGAAATGCCATCACTATATAGTTTCGTGGAATGGGCGGCTGACAGAGTCATCTCCGCCTTCAGCACTACCAAACGCCCCTTGagtcctccaccaccatACACTGATCAGTCACCAAATGCTTACAATCCAAACCATCGCCCCTTCAGCAGCAAGGATGAACCATTCTCGTCACACGGGCGTCGATCAAACCGAAAACCCAACTCTATTGCCCTCGCCGCGGCCCACACCCGAGGTGACAATGACAAAGACAATAAATCTGCCGACAGTGACAGGTTCGTCCGCAGCGCATATCGCGCAAGAGCCGTCCACTGGGGTAATGCCAGCGAAATTCCAAAGAGCCCAACCCATCCCACTACGCCGGGTCTAAACGAATATCACGAGAGAAGAAGCAAGGCAAACAACAACGCTATTCCCAATCTCAATCCTACGAGTCCTCGTAGCGGTATCCCTGATGACGGTGGTAGCTCTTACGAGGAAAACCGCTATCCGGACTCTTGGTATTCGCGTCCTTCATCGCCGTCGTGCCAGACGCAGCCTGATGTAGGCACAGAACACCAACACCGTGGCAACAGCAGTCCACAACCGAGACATCGCACACACGTTCCGCGCAAAACCATCCTGAAACAACCAACGCCAACTGACGATGAGATGCTCGTTCGAAACCTGTGGAATTTATCTGTGTCAGCTGACGAGCGGTTAGCCTATATGTATGAGTTCCTATCCCAGGTGTTGCTGGTTGGCGACGACATTCTTGACTCGATGCTGAGGGTGGGCGAACTGTCGATGTTCGAGGAAGCCACGAGACATGCGAATAGGATGGGAGAGAggcaaagggaaagaggGTTCCGACCAGCGAAGGTACCAGTACCGCGTCAGCAGGCTGCTCGTGGGCGTCAACTTCCGGTGCATGCGAAGAGTGAGGGCAGGATAAGGAGGGGGCACCCTGGGCCGGTGTTTACGGCACCAAGGGAGATGAATATTGctgaggagggggagggataaggaatctatttatatatatatatatacacacACTATGAACTTGGTAAATCATTAACGATGTTTTTGTTTTAAAACGGTGAATTAACCTAACTTTTAGCTGGCTCAGTAGCATCACTAAGACGAAGGATAACTACGTGCAACTAGAAGTAGACGGCAATTATCACCCTACCCGCGGGCACTCTAGCATATATATTATGCCATGAATTAAACATTTTGGTAGATCCCCATAAAGTCATCTAACAACCAAGACACAGAGGTACTTCGAATACCGCAAGCAAATAGTACAGGCGCTCGCGAACATGCATACACCAGTGAAAGTGATGACCCAACGAtaggacgacgatgaaggcCCCGTTGACGTCGAGCTGGAAACCAAAAATCCCCCGACAGGACCAGCAAGTACGTTTCCGATGCCTTTGCCAAAGTTAAGCAGGCTGAAGACAATTGGCGCTGCTGTCACATCATCAGTGATTGCCAtgctcatcctcgcccagatAGCAGTATAACCTGCAGCGAAAAACCCATATACAACAGCAAAGACGATTAAGACCGGAAAGCTCTGGGCCAATCCCCACATGGTGAGACAGGCAACTGCTGCAACGACGGTTGACAAGCAAGCCAAAGCGTTAAGCGGTACTTTGCGGTCAGACAAGTAACCGAAGACAAACTGGCCACAGACCTGACAAACGCTCATCagcgcgaggaggagagcaCCACTTTTGCCACTGAGGTTTAAGGACGACGCAAACGAGGGGAGATACAATGAAGGAAAAAAGTACCCGAATCCCTGCAGTAGATTTGAAATCGAGTATATCCAGAAGAGGGGGCTCCGGAAAAACGTCCAATTGATTTTGGGTGTACTGGCTCGTCCTGAAGGCGGCAAGCGGCCCTTTAAGAGAGGAATCAACGGGCCTGTGAGCAAGGTGAGAGCCACGGCCACAGCACGAAGTGTTGTTCTGTAACCGTATTTTGCTAACAAAGCTTGCAGGACAAACGGCATCACGGACCCTGAGACGCCAGAGGCACCGCAGAGAATGCCGTAAGCCATGCCACGACGTGTGATCCAGTACTCGTTTACCATGCTGAGGATGGGGTAGTAGAATATGAGGAAACCAAGGCCATAGGCCACACCCTGTGTAAGGATAAGCACTTCTAAAGTGGACGCAAAGGACCCGAAAACGAGTCCAGCAATGCAAATCGGCCCTGATACAAGTTAGCAATCTGTATCTTGACACCCTGATAAATTATGAATTCATGATGCATACAGCCAACCCAGATCATCTGGCGCTGCCACCGCTGATAGCGCTGAATAAAAGGCATGATGACCGGTGCTCCAAGGTAACCAAATCCAGATGCTATGGTGCCTACAACGGAGATATAGCGATTACCCGCGAATTCTGGAATCTTGGAGTAGTATTCTTGGAAGACACCAAATGAGAGAGGGAAGCCTGTGCGTATTTCTATTAGCCATGTCTCGAGAATTCAATACATAACAGGAATGTACCCCATAGCAATGCTTCAAACATGAAAGCGGCGCAGAGCAGCCTCCAAGCAGCGGCCCCTCCATCTACAGGCGAAAGCTCCTGTTCCGCTCGTCCGTCACTCGTTGGCTCATCCTCTACATCCTCATGCCGTCGTAGTGATGCTCTTTCACGTGGCTCAGAAGTTAGAGTCGTAGTCGTACTTGGGACCGTGTGAGGGGTCGTGATGGTCACCAATTCGGTGTTACTCATCGCgaatgtttttttttttttttaaaaaaagagagggagagggatgaTGGAAGTTGCTGATCATGGAGCTGAGGTATACCTAGTAGGTAACTAGTTATAGTGCAATCACTGCTACCTATTGCTCTTACCGAGGTTCCCTGATGGGCCCGGCTTTTGTCGGTTGTCCAACTTCCTTATACTTACGTCGTTTCTATTGCTTACTTTCAAGTAATATTTCAATTCAAGGAAATTCAATAAATTGTTCAAGGAAATTCTAAATAACTAAAGATATTTTACATCTTCCAATTATCCCGCTGATCCGGAAGCAAAGttccctttctcttttcgcCGTGGTATTATTCATAGATCATCGTCATTATCAGCCATAGAACGAGCCTGTCGTCCCGCGGGAGCCTGTCCAGCGCGCCGAAATTCTATCTGTTTGTTGTATTTATGCCGCAATAGCCACAGCATGCTCAGTGGCTTGGCGAACTGCGTCAATGGCAGGTCGGCGAACGATACCGCCAGTCACGGGGAGCTGAGAGCTGATGCCGGAGAGGAAAGTATCGACCTCACGAGCGCACTGGCGACCCTCGTTGATACCCCAGACGATCAGAGACTGACCGCGGCGGCAGTCACCAGCAGCGTATACTCCTGGTACGTTGGTGCCGTAGTGGCCAGGGTTGGTCTTAACGTTCTTGCGGGCGTCACGTTCAATTTCTTCACCAAGGAGACGGTCCTCGGGACCAAGGAAACCCATGGAGAGGAGAACAAGCTCGGCAGGGAAGAACTGTTCACTCCCTTCGACGGTCTTCATGTCCCATCCACCAGTGGCGCTCTTGGTCCATTCAACCCGGACAGTGTTTATTCCCTTCACGCGGCCACTACCATCGTCAACGAACTCCTTGGACATGATGCAGAACTCGCGGGGGTCATTGCCCATGTGGGTCTTGACTTCAGAGTGTCCATAGTCGACACGGTAGATACGGGGCCACTGGGGCCAGGGGTTGTCACGGGCACGCTCTGGGGGAGGCTGAGGTAGAAGCTCGAAGTTGACGACAGACTTGGCGCCGTGGCGGACAGAGGTACCGATGCAGTCGTTACCGGTATCACCACCTCCAATGACGACGACGTGCTTGTCCTTGGCGGAGATATAAGAGCCATCGGCTAATTCAGAGTCAAGGAGAGACTTGGTGTTTTTGTGAAGGAACTGCATGGCGAAGTGAACTCCATCAAGCTCACGGCCGGGGGCTTTGAGATCACGGGCAACAGTTGCACCGGTAGCAAGGATAACAGCATCGTTGCTCTGGCGAAGGGACTCCAAGGAGTGCTCCCCGCCGGGGCCAACAGCGGTGCTGGTGACAAACTTGACGCCCTCGGCGGCCATCAGATCAACACGGCGCTGAACAACCTTCTTGTCAAGCTTCATGTTGGGAATCCCATACATGAGTAGACCACCGATACGGTCGGCACGTTCATAGACCGTCACACTGTGTCCAGCGCGGTTGAGCTGGTCAGCAGCGGCAAGACCAGCCGGCCCGGAGCCAATGATGGCAACGGTTTTGCCACTGCGAACAACAGGGGGACGAGGAACCATCCAGCCCATCTCGAAACCACGGTCAATGATGGCACACTCAATGGACTTGATACCAACAGGGTCTTCATTGATGCCCAAGACGCAAGCGCCCTCGCAAGGAGCAGGACAGACACGGCCGGTAAACTCGGGGAAGTTGTTTGTCATGAGAAGACGGTTAAGGGCATCCTGCCACTGGTTCTGGAAGACAAGTTCATTCCACTTGGGAATGATGTTGGAGATCGGGCAACCCGTGTCGGACTGGCAGAAAGGAACACCGCAATCCATGCAACGAGCAGACTGGTATTTAAGCTCATCCTCAGTGAGGCGATTGGAGAGTTCCGCCCAGTCACGAGTACGGGTGGCTGGGTTACGGTACTTCTCGCTGCGGCGGTTGTACTTCATGAAACCCCGGGTCTTGTCAAGAATAAGCGCggttctcttcttctcgaccttggaGTCTGTAACACTGTCTTCAATATCCAAAAGCTCAGATTTCTTGGCATCAGGCATGGCCGtgggcttctccttctcagcagGAGTGCTAGGCAATTGAGGAAGCGTGATTTCAGGCTTCTTCGCAGCGGCAGCcttggcggcttcttcctcaagggTACGCTTGTAATCAATGGGCAATACCTTGACGAAGTGAGGGAGAGCGCGGGTGAAGTCTAGGAGAACACGAGCAGCCAACTCGGAGCCGGTGTAGTGGTGGTGATCCTCAATCAGGCCGCGAAGGAAGGCAATCTCAGCTGGGTCTTCAAGACCAGAGcactccaccatctccatgtTGACCTTGGAAAGGAAGTCCTGGTTCATGTCAAGAATGTAGGCAATGCCACCGGACATACCGGCAGCAAAGTTACGACCAGTTGAGCCAAGAACAACCACACGGCCACCAGTCATGTATTCACATCCATGGTCACCAACACCTTCAACAACCGCAGTAGCACCGGAGTTACGAACAGCAAAACGCTCAGCGGCGACACCACGGAAGAAACAAGTACCCCGGGTGGCACCGTATAGACAGGTGTTACCGACGATGACGTTCTCCTCCGCTTTGTAGGCAGCACCGCGAGGTGGGTAGACAATGAGACGGCCACCCGACAGACCCTTACCGACGTAATCGTTGGCGTCACCCTCAAGTTCCAGTGTGATACCGGGAGCGAGGTAAGCACCGAAGGACTGACCAGCTGAACCCTTGATATTGGAGTGAATCGTATCTTGGGGAAGACCTTCGCCACCATAACGACGGCTGACCTGGTAAGAAAGAGTGGCGCCTAGAGCGCGATCAGTGTTGACGATATCGCACTCAACCCGGCAGGGTAAGCCCTTCTCCAAGGCAAGTTCGGATTCGGCGATGAGTTTGTTGTCAAGGCGAGTATGGAGGCGGTGGTCCTGCTTTAGTTAGTGACTGAATCTCTATACTTATTCTCATTTCGATTTCACAACTTACCTGTTTCCGTACGTTATATGTTGCGACACCGGGGCGGAGAGAGTGGGCGGGAGTGAGAATGAGTGAAAGATCGATGTTTTCCTGCTTGGGGTTGCTAAGGTCATCCCTAACCTTGAGCAGTTCCGCACGGCCAACCATTTCGTTGATAGTACGGATACCCAACTTGGCCATAATGGCACGTAACTCGTTGGCAATGTAGTAGAAGAAGTTGATTACGTGCTCAGGCTGACCCTGGAACTTTTTGCGAAGCTCGGGGTCCTGAGTCGCGATACCTACGGGACACGTGTTGAGGTGACATTTCCTAGAAAGAATCAGCAACTATGTAAGCAAAGAGATTGGGCCATGGTTCGAACCTCATGTAGATGCATCCCATGGCGATCA is a window of Aspergillus puulaauensis MK2 DNA, chromosome 4, nearly complete sequence DNA encoding:
- a CDS encoding uncharacterized protein (COG:G;~EggNog:ENOG410QDAQ;~InterPro:IPR020846,IPR011701,IPR036259;~PFAM:PF07690;~TransMembrane:12 (i60-80o100-123i135-152o158-177i189-210o222-243i264-282o302-322i329-350o356-376i388-407o427-450i);~go_function: GO:0022857 - transmembrane transporter activity [Evidence IEA];~go_process: GO:0055085 - transmembrane transport [Evidence IEA]), with translation MSNTELVTITTPHTVPSTTTTLTSEPRERASLRRHEDVEDEPTSDGRAEQELSPVDGGAAAWRLLCAAFMFEALLWGFPLSFGVFQEYYSKIPEFAGNRYISVVGTIASGFGYLGAPVIMPFIQRYQRWQRQMIWVGWPICIAGLVFGSFASTLEVLILTQGVAYGLGFLIFYYPILSMVNEYWITRRGMAYGILCGASGVSGSVMPFVLQALLAKYGYRTTLRAVAVALTLLTGPLIPLLKGRLPPSGRASTPKINWTFFRSPLFWIYSISNLLQGFGYFFPSLYLPSFASSLNLSGKSGALLLALMSVCQVCGQFVFGYLSDRKVPLNALACLSTVVAAVACLTMWGLAQSFPVLIVFAVVYGFFAAGYTAIWARMSMAITDDVTAAPIVFSLLNFGKGIGNVLAGPVGGFLVSSSTSTGPSSSSYRWVITFTGVCMFASACTICLRYSKYLCVLVVR